From the genome of Treponema denticola:
CGATTTTTTCTTTCATAGCCTTTCCTTGGTCGACTAATTTTTGTCTTTCTTCGGGACTTAATTTTTGCTTCATTGACTGGGAGTTATCGTTTCGATCTTTTTGCAGGTTCTGCAAAGAAGTAACAAGGGCAGTACGCTTATCATATAGTTCTACTGCCTTATCGGCATCCGCATTCATGTGCCGGTTTTTTATATTTTCTTTTACGGCTTCAAGATTTTCTTTAATAAATTTATAGTCTAACATAGCAAAATTGTACTTTTTATTTTGAATTCTGTCAAGTCTAAAATTTAGCGATAACAATTTCATAGACAGCTTGACAACTTTTGATAATTATCGGATACTTAAATAAAATATAAGTATTTATAATACAATTTTATTCATTTGGAGGAATTTTATGAACAAAAAACTGTTTTTTGTTTGTCTTGTTTTTGCGTCGGTTTTTACAGGTATGCTGACGGCAAAATCGGTCGGTTTAAATTTGGAAGCCGGAGGGGCTTATACCAATCATCAATTACATACAATCAGAGGTTATGGTTCTGACGGCTTTAGACACCATGAAATAAACTTACAAGACTTGGGAGGAATCAATATAGGTATTTCCTATCCTCTTCCCAAAAACTGGGCCGTCTTTGCAAACACTACATTTACATTTAACAATATATTTGTAAACGATACAATGCTTGGAGTAGGCTATATATTTAAACCCGGAAAAGGTTTTGAGCTTTTGTTGGGCGGAGCTTTTGCATTCGGCGGATCTGCTTTTCGCACAAGTGATAAAACAACCGTAAGTTACTTCAATGTAGGCGGTGGAATAAATTTTACCGCTTCTTATATGTTTACAGGAAAATTCGGAATGTATGCAGGAGCTTCGGCACTATACTATAAACCTGTAGCAGGAAATGAATCAACAAAAAGAGGTAGCAACACCACCACAACAAGTATCAAATCCGGCTCACTGCCTGATATGGCAAAGTCTATAAATATAAAGCTGGGATTAGTAGTCAAATTTTAAATAACCTTTGCCCCAAGGTCTTGACATTGATGCCTGTTTTACGTATTATGTTTACTCGCATCGGGATGTAGCCTAGGGGCTAAGGCGTCTGGTTTGGGACCAGAAGATCGGGGGTTCAAATCCCTCCATCCCGATCCTTAAAACCTTGGGATCGTAGCTCATCAGGATAGAGCAACTGCCTTCTAAGCAGTAGGTAGGGGGTTCGAGTCCCTCCGGTCTCGCTAAAAGCCGATTAAGTAGCCTTGTACATTAACAAGATAACTTAATCGGCTTTTTTAGTACTTAATGCCCAGTTTTTTCATCTTGCTTTGAAGCGTTCCCGGTTTTAGGTTTAAAAGAGCGGCAGCTCCGTCTTTGCCGTAAATTTTTCCGTTTGAGGCTAAAAGAGCTTTTTGAATAATCTCGGTTTGGGCCTCATCAAAGGGTTTAATATCTTCAGGCAAAACCTTATCTTTTTCGGCCTCCTTATTTACGGCAGGCTTTAGGGGCTTCTTTTTAGCAGCGTTTGAAATGTAGAATTCTCTTGTTCCCGGCACCAAGTGTTCGGCAGGAATTTCTCCGCCTTGCGAAAGAATTGCAGCCCGCTCTACAACGTTTTTAAGCTCGCGGACATTTCCATGCCAAGGCATAGACATAAGTTTTTCGATTGCAGCCATCGAAAGGCTTGTGTTTTCAAAGCCCTTCCTTTTGCGTATATCCGAAATAAAATGCTCGGCTAAGAGGGCTGTATCGTCATCTCGTTCCCTCAAAGGCGGAAGCCTTAGCGGAAAAACGTCAAGCCTGTAAAGCAGGTCTTCACGGAAGCGCCCCATCGAAACGGCCTCGGCCAAATCGACATTGGTTGCGGCTATTATGCGCACATCCACAGAAACGGGTTTTTCCCCGCCGACACGCTCGAATTTTCCGTCTTGAAGAACACGCAAAAGTTTGGGCTGTAAATCAAAGGGCAAATCCCCTACCTCGTCCAAAAAGAGGGTGCCGCCGTCGGCAAGTTCAAACCGCCCCTTCCGCAAGGCCGCAGCCCCCGAAAAGGCACCTTTCTCATGCCCAAAGATTTCACTTTCGGCAAGGCTCTGCACAAGGGCAGAACAGTTTACGGGCACAAAAGGTTTTTCGGCCCTGTTGGAAAGTCTGTGAATGGTGCGGGCTGCCTGCTCTTTTCCCGTTCCCGTTTCGCCCGAAATTAAAACCGGCACATCAGAGGCCGCAACAAGCTTTATCGAATCTAAAACCGTAGTCCAAGCCCGGGAAGAACCGACCATATCCTTAAAAACATTTGTCGAAGCGGTGAGCAAAACATTCCTTTCGAGAAGGAGGCTTTCGGTTCTTTGAATGAGGGATTGGGAGGCATCAGTTTGGACCATAGCAACCGAAATAAGTTTTGAAATTGTAGATATAAAACGGACGATTTCGGGCGTAAAGCGGGAACACATACTGTGATCCAAGGTCATCATTCCGATAGCCTTATCTCCTATGTAAAGAGGGGCAACCAAACAAGAATGATTTTCTGGCAGCTTCATTATTTCGTCATAGGTATCGACATGGGGAATATTTTCATCAAACAAAAAAGCCTTTCTTTCATCTAAAATTCGGGCAATGTCTTTCCGTTTGTTTAAGTTAATCGTAAAATCGTCCAATAATTTTGAAGAAAGCGGGCCTATGGCCTTTCTTACCTTTAGAACATTTTTATCTTCAAAGCCCATCACAACAGCAAGCTCATAATCGACCAGCTCTCTTAAAGCCTCAAGAATAAGCTCCAATGCCTGCTCGGCCGAGATGGGATTGGTTTTATTTAAAACGGATATAGCCTTGTTCATACCCTGCGATTATACCCGCATTATAAACCTTTGTCAAAAGGAGTCAGGGGTAAGTACAGCCAGCGGAGCTTCGAGGCGTACAGCCAGCGGAGCTTCGAGGCTAACCTTTTTTTGTACCATTGCGGTTTATATTCTTTTATTTAACCGCAGCGAGCGCAAAGCGTTGAGCTCACGCTCAACTTCGCAAAGTAATTTTTTTTATGAAACTAAAACAGAAACAGCCAAACTTATGAAGCTAAAAAACTTTGATATAGCCCAGCTGCCCATTATCCATCAAACCTCTACCCTTTGTATCCTAATTCGCTGTATACGCTGTTTGATTGTCAAATGTAGCGCTGGGGCCTTTGAAAACAGCATTAGTTGGACCGCCGTTATTTTTGATTTGCCCGCTCTTCCAATGGACTTTTGCCCCGCCTTCCAAATAAATTGCGGTACCTTTCACGTCATCAGCAGTCCCAACCTGATGGTTTTGTATAAGGGGGCTTTCAGCGTCACTCTTGTCATCTTCGCCGATTGTTACCTCACCTCCCTGCATCCACATACCAATACCTTGAACATTTGTAGTCTTGGATACATGCTTAACATAGCCGTTACCCTCTATTACAGTATGCCCTTTAATATAGGTTTTGGAATTTGGTTTATTACCAGCGTATAAACCACAGGCTTTAACGGTTATATAGCCATGCGTTGTCTTTGCGCTTACATCGACCGTGTTATAGGAAATTTCGGAGTTATCGATAACAACTTCATAAGCATGATTTGGCAAACTTATACCGCCGCCGCTAGATTCACCACTTCCGTCATCATTCTTAACTGTATTGTGTATAACTTTGACATTTTTCATCGTAAGTTTTCCGCCGCCTGGAAGAGCATGATCCATTCGTACCCCGCCGCCGGGCGCCTTGCTGGTACAGTCTCGTATCGTTACGCCGGTAAGCTTTAGATGCGCTGTTCCGTCCATTAAAATACCGCCGCCGCCTGAACCGAGTGTATATGAAGCTGAGGTTTCTTTGCCGTTTATCAGTGTAAGGTTTTCCATCTGCACCCGTGCGGCTCCGGTTATTTTGAAAATACGGTGCGCAGCTTTCCCACCTGCATCGCTGTTTGCGTCAAGAGTGTCTGAGCCATCTTCTTTTTTTCCCCTTATGGTGAGGTCTTTGCTGATTTCTATTTGACCTGAGTTGCCGGGAGCGCTTGTTGCTTTAACATTACCCATGACGGTTATAACGCCGTTTTCAGAGGCATTTTCTACGGCTTGTTTTAAATTTTTCCATGCTGTATCAGCAACGCTTATATCGGGGATAGAGCCTAAGGTCTTCGCTTCTTTTGGTTCCGAAGAAAGGCCTTTTTTATCGGTCAGCCGGACTGTGTATTTTTGGGGGAGCGTGCTCGCCGTAAGCTCCGTATCGGTTTTAAAATAGACCTTCCATGTTCCTGAAGGGACAGGGGCAATAATCTGCGAAGCTGACGACAAAAGGCCGTTTGCCGGGTCTACAGCAAATCCGGAACTTCCTATGGGAAGCGGTATTTTCTTTGTTTCTCCGCCCTCTTTAGTAATGACAAGGCCTAAATCTTTGTGCAGCTTTCCGCCTGGGATGCTTTTATTCATAGCCGAATCGTCTACCTTAAAGCACAAAACATAATATCTGTCGTTGTTCGTTTGTGCTATAGTTATATCGCCGATTTCAGGCGGCGGCGTGTTCGCTTCCAAATCGAATGAATAAGTATGATTGAATTTTCTGCCATCAATACTGTACAACGTAATCGTGGATCCTATGTTTGCGCTACTCCATTCATTTGCCTTTAAAAAGGCGTTGGTATACGTCAATTTGAGAGCTTTACCGTCCGAAATCGGCTCAAGCATATAATCGGTGCCGTATACGGGCTTAGCACTGCTCGATCCTTTTACCTTGCCGTCCCCAAACCTTACAATATCAGAAGGTGCTCCGGGAGCATTCGGCATTATAAACGTGAAGTTTTTGGGGTTGTGCACTTTCATAGTAACCGTTACGTCGCTTGCAGACGGCACACAGGGAATGCTCGAGCCGGACGCATAATAGGGAGCCGGACTTATCACGATATTCCGGTCGATAAAGGCTTCCGTCGCCCAATAGCTTAAAAATTCTTCAGGGTCTTCTAAAAACTGTTTGCAACCTGCAAAAACAGTACGGCTGCCGGCACTGCTGCAACCATTGTTAAAATCTTTAAAAGTTTTTTCATTACCGATTACTCCTTTGTTAAGGGGAAATAGAGACTTGTAATTTATCGTACAGTATAGCACTTTTCGCCATAAATTACAACTTTTTGGGGTTTTTTTGTTTAACCTCAAGGGTCCGCAAAGCGTTGAGCTCACACTCAACTTCGCAAAGATTTTTTGATTCTGTCTTAATAATGCATTCTTAAATTTACCCTTTGCGGTTTCTTTTTATATCTGAAAAAATTACTGTAATCTTACTTGGAAAATACTATAAACTATGTTATAATGAGCTATCATCGGTGGAGGAACCTATGTTTAATATCAAAAAGAAAATTATATCGATTACTTTAATCTTTGCCGTTTTAGCGGCAGGCGCTTCCGCAGTCTTTGCAGAAGATGCAGTAACGATCAAAATGCTTTTTAAACTTTTACCTGAAAAGGTATTAAAGCCTGTTTTTGATAATTTTAACTTGGATACAGCACGCAGGGATTCGTACATTGAGGTCTGCGATGAGGAAAACCGGTATTTGAGCCTTAAAAGCGAGTACGGTTTTGAAATGTGCTATTGGAATCTAAAAGGCGGTAAAAAGCTTATTTTGGTAAGCTACGGAGGTGCCGGGCCCGAGGTCTTTTACCTTTACAATAAAGGCAAATTTTCCGAAACGAATGATTACGGCATAAAAACGATAAAAGAACAGGTAAAAAAAAGCCCTGCACTTGAAGGTATGAATGATTTGATACGTTTTTATCCGCTGCGGGATAATACTTCGCTTGCGGTAATGATAAACCAGCTTGATTGTATGGTTTTTAAGTGGAAAAATGAAAAATTTGTCCGCATTAATGATTATGTGCTAAAAGAAACCGATGATGAGTCAGATGTTTACAATATATTATTGAACGGTTTTGTAAAAGTTCTTAATGCCCATGATGCGGCTTCTTGTTTGCAGTATATTAAACCTGATTATATCGCATCCCAATGTATGGATATGCATCAAGGATGGACGGAACAATTTATTTGCGAACTTATTGCAGGTCAAAACGAAGATTCCGAATATATTGAACCGCATAGCTTAATGGATATAAAAAAAGCAAGCTACAGCTTAAATAGTGAGTTAGGCTTTATGATTACCATCGAACTTATCGACGGGCGTACCTATACCTATTTTCCTATGATTGAAGGGTTTGAAGAGGCTGAAATATATGGGCTCCCAATTCAGTATCTTTATCTTGTAGGAGCTAAGGGATAAAACCTAAGAGGAAAGAATGAAGGACGATATTAAAATAAATTTGGAAGAAGTGCATAGACGGATGGAAAAAGCTTGCAAGGCCTGCGGAAGGGATCTTAAAGAGGTAAGGCTTCTTATGGCAACAAAGACCGTTACACCGGAAAGAATCTTAAAGGCCTTTGAATACGGTGAACTTTTAATAGGAGAAAACAAGGTTCAGGAGCTATGCGAAAAGTATGAGCCTCTTTCATCGGTAAAACACGAGACCCATTTTATAGGGCATCTGCAAACCAATAAGATAAAAGACGTAATAAAATATGCCGACTGCATTGAGTCTGTCGACAGGCTTGACTTAGCCGAAAAGCTTAGCAAAAGACTTGAACCCGAGGGGAAGACCATGGATATTTTAATTCAGGTAAACACCTCTCAAGAAGAAAGCAAATTCGGATGTAAGCCTGAAGAAGCTCTAGCTCTAACCGAAAAAATTGCAAAACTTCCCTGCTTAAAAATAAAAGGCCTTATGACAATAGGTCTTTTTTCCGATGATATGGATAAGGTGAGACTTTGTTTTAAGCTCCTGCAAAAAATTCGAAAAGAAATAACCGAAAAAAACATTCCCAATGTTTCGATGGAGGTTGTTTCTATGGGAATGACGGGAGATCTTGAAGTTGCTATCGAAGAAGGCTCAACCCTAATAAGAGTAGGTACGGCAATTTTCGGCAAAAGAAATTATCCCGATTCCTATTATTGGAACGAAAATGCAAAAATTGAAGGTTAAACTTTTTGGTTTATGTTTTTTTTCTCTTTTCATATTTTACTCCTTTGCTCAAGATTTTGACGCTTTGACGAGGGTTCAAAAGAGGGTTGTAAACATAGAAGCCGCCGTGTCGGAAGTCGATATTTTTATAAGTGCCTATGACGGGGACACGATAGCCTATAAAGCGGAGCTCAGCGCGGGCACAAAACTTTCGATAGTTGAACATAAAAAGAAGTTAAGGTTTACCGAGATAAAACCGGCAAGCGGAAAACTTTTTATCTATGTTCCAAAAGATTTTTTACTTGAATCATGCAGAATTCTTGCAAGTCATTCTTCCATAAAAATTGAAGGCATAAAGGCCGTTCATTTTTCGGTTTCGGGGAATTTTAATCGGGCTGAAATTACAGGCTCCCGTTTAAAAAACAGCCTGATTGCACTTTCAAACGGCAGCCTTACCTTTAATAACGGCATTGTAACTGCGGCCGATTTTTGCTTAAACACCTCAACGGCAAAGATTCAAATAGCCGAAGAAAAGGCGGATTGCAACCTTTTTGTAACAAAACAAAAATGTGAAAAATTCTTATATGATGGGGAAGCTTATACCGATAAAATTTTAGCCCTTTCGCCGTCCAAACCTAAAAAATTCATCTCGATGAGTGCTTCTTTTTCTGACATAGACTTGGGCTTTTCGGCACCTTTAAAAGAACCGGCAGAAAAATTCGATAAATACGGAGTCAGCGAATTCGGCCCCACCCCATCTCCCAATTTGGTAAACAACGAAGCAAATTTTTTACCGAAAACCGGCAAATAAGCAATGAAAATATACAAGGATGTATATTCATTAACCGCCATGGATGGCGGTGGTTCCAACTTCGAGAGTTTTGCATAAGCAAAACTCTAAGATGAAAAATATACAAGGATGTATATTTTTCATTAACCGATTGACAAGTTTTTAAGTTTTTGATATACTCAAAACTCTTTTTAAGGGCCCATAGCTCAGTTGGTTAGAGCAGCGGACTCATAATCCGCGGGTCGCCGGTTCAAGTCCAGCTGGGCCCACTTTTCTTTTTAATCTTTTGTGCAGCCGAATTATGCCGCTGCAAAAAAAACCTTTAGTTTCCCATTCGATGGGAAATTCCTTAATTGACAAGCCCCAATCCTTATGATAAACTAATAACTATGATGGATTTTAGTAGAAAACTGCCTATAGGCGTACAAAGTTTTAAAGATTTGCGAGAAAAAGAATTCCTCTATGTTGATAAAACGGAATATGTTTTCCGTCTTGCTAGTGCAAGTAAGGTTTACTTTTTAAGCCGCCCCCGCCGCTTCGGTAAAAGCCTTTTTCTTTCAACATTAGAAGCCTATTTTTTAGGTCAAAAAGAATTATTTAAAGGCCTGGCAATCGAAAAACTGGAAGAAGCCGAAAAAGAAAATCGAGAAATATGGCAGAAATATCCGATATTATATTTTGATTTTAATGTAGGTAGGTATGCCGATGCAGATGCCCTCAATGAAAGATTAGGATTTTTACTCAAAAATATAGAAACACAATATGAAATTACCCCCGACAGCATAGACAGTTTAGGTTCAAGATTTGAAAGAACTATAAGAACTGCCTACGAAAAAACCGGCAAGCAGGTAGTTATACTAATTGACGAATACGATAAGCCTCTTCTTCAAACAATGGGAGTAAATGAAGAATTAAACACAGAGTACAAGGCTGTCTTAAAGGCTTTTTACTCCGTATTAAAAAGCAATGATGAGTATATCCGATTTGCCTTTTTAACGGGAGTTACAAAATTCAGCAAGGTAAGTATTTTCAGCGATTTAAACAATCTAAACGATATAAGTCTAAACCCTGAGTTTTCAGCTATTTGCGGAATAAGTCAAGAAGAATTAGTAAAAACCTTCCGCCCCGAAATAGAAACCCTAGCCGAAAAAAACGAGCTCAACTATGAGGATTGTATTTCGGCCTTAAAGAAAAGATATGACGGTTATTGTTTTTCTTACGAAACGGAAACAATGTACAACCCATTCAGTCTGCTCAATGTCTTTTTTTCAAAACGATTTGAAGACTATTGGTTTGCAACAGGTACTCCGACCTTTTTGGTAAACGAATTAAAAAGGGAGAACTACAACATTCCCCACTTGGACGGAAATGTGGAGATGAGTTCAGCATTTTTATCCGATTACAGGGCCGGTGTGGACTCAATTATACCCGTACTGTTTCAATCGGGCTACCTAACGATAAAAGGCTATGATAAAGAATATAAGATGTATAGGCTTGGCTTTCCGAATGAGGAAGTTCGTTACGGCTTTTTATATAATCTTTTACCCGAATATTCAAATATAAGCTTTACCAATACCTCTTTTAATGTGGTTCAGTTTACAAAGGATTTAAGAGCGGGAAAAATAGATGAGTTTATGCAAAGATTAAAGTCGATAATGGCGAGCCTCCCCTACGATACTGTAAAAAAAGATACCGATAAAAGCATTGCATTGAGGGAGCATAATTTTCAAGTTTGTATTTACTTGGTTTTTGCCCTTATGGGACAGTTTGTCGAAGTGGAAACGCCCTCCTCTGCAGGAAGAACCGACTGCCTTGTAAAAACCGAAAAGGCAATTTACATCTTTGAGTTTAAGCTAAAGGAAAGTGCGGAAGATGCCTTAAAACAAATCAAAGAAAAAAACTATGCCGAAAGGTACAAGGCGGACAACAAAAAGATAGTGCTTATCGGCGTCAGCTTTAATGCGGAAGAAAATACTGTGAGCGAGTGGTTAAGCGAAACTGTATAGGCTTAAAATCTTTCAGATTAAAATCTTCTTTTCTTTTTACAAACTGTAATAAAGCGAAAAAAAGTGCATTATGCTTCCGCCTATAACAAAGAGGTGCCAGATGCTGTGTGCCCATTTTACTTTCTTCATTGCATAAAAAATACAACCGGCAGTATAAATAATTCCGCCTACAATTAAAAACTTAAAACTTAAAAGCGGCAGCTGTTCTTTTAAAGGCCTTGCGGCAAAAATGATGAGCCAACCCATAGGGATATAGGTAATAACCGATAGAACCCTTACCCTGCTTCCTAATATCGAGTATAAAACTATGCCTAGGACAGCCATTCCCCAGATAATGCCGAAGATTGTCCAGCCGACAGCTCCGTTGAGGGCAGAAAGACAGTAGGCAGTGTAGGTTCCGGCTATCAGTATGTAGATTGAGCAGTGGTCGAATATGCCGAATACTTTTTTTGCTTTTAGCGGAAGAGCATGGTATAGGGTTGAAAAAAGATAGAGGATTATCAAGGAGGCTCCGAAAATGGTAAAGCCTACTACATAACCGGCCTTTAAATCAGGCGGAGCATAACGGGCAGCCCTTATAATTAAAAGCACGAGGGCCGCAATCGAAAGACCTACCCCTATTCCGTGAGTTACGGCATTTGCAATTTCTTCACCTATAGAATATCGGCGTTTAATTTTTTCTTCTTTCATAATTATTATTTAGACAGTTTAAGGGAGTTAAGGTTGCATGGGGAATATTAATAAAAAAGAGGCGATTTGATCCGTTGCATTTTTTTGTCTTTTTTAGTATAATTTTAACGCTGAAAGCGTGAAGAAAATATGTTTTTTTGCCGATAATTAAATATAAAAAGTTGTGCAGGTTTAAATGAAAAAAACTCATTATTTGTTTGCAGGTATAATCGGTTTTCTCCTTGTACTAGGTACAGTCTATTTTGCCTTAGATGGCTTTGATTCTATTAATCTATCTCAAAACTCATTAGATGGGGGAATGGGCGGAGGAGATACAAGATTGCCGACTTTTAGACCTGATAAGGAAATTTCGGAAATAAAGCTCCCCCCCTTGGACTACATAGTATATTCGGTAAAAAAAGGCGACATGGTAGGCGAGATAGCCTCCCGATATGGGGTAAGTCAGGATGCAATTATAAGCTTAAACAAACTTAGAAACACAAGAACTCTTCAAATAGGACAGCTGTTGAAAATACCCTCAATGGACGGAATTGTTTATACTCCGAAAAAAGGCGATACGCCTGAAAAATTGGCCGACACCTATAAAATTTCACTTGAAAAATTAGCTCTGGTCAATAACATTTCGGATAACAACATACTAAAAGCAGGTTCAGTAATATTCTTGCCTGATGCAAAACTGGACTGGGTAACCCTTCAAGAAATAAATGGAGACCTTTTTAAGTCTCCCATACATGGAGGATACAGGGTAACATCCAGATACGGCTGGAGACGGGACCCTTTTACAGGAAACAGGAGCTTTCATAACGGTATAGACCTTGCAACATATCATGGAGCCCCCATCTATGCAGCCCTTCCGGGAACCGTGGCTGCAACAGGCTACAGTAATGTATACGGTAACTATGTAATAATAAGGCATCACTCAGGCTATCAAACCCTTTACGGACACATGCATACGATTATAACCTCTCGCGGAAAGTATGTTACTTCACAAAGCAAGATAGGAACCGTAGGCACAACAGGAAGAAGTACCGGCCCCCATGTTCATTTTACGGTTTACAAAAACGGAGCTACGATAAATCCTGTCGCCGTATGGAATTAACCTAAAGCTCTTATAAGATATTCTAGAAATATTTACATATTTTCTATTTTTGATCCTTTAAATCCAGCTTTTTTACAAAAAAGTCAAGATTACGGTAAACAAAGACAGCTGAATAAACGCTTACAAATATGGCAAATACAAGAGCAAAAGGAACTACAAAACTAAGCTTAAAATTCTCTGCTGCCCATTTACCTATTTCTGTAAACGGTATATAAGCAAGGCCGACAATCATCAATAAGCCGACAAGAGCCCATGGTAAGATGCTGACATTAGGAAGCTGATATTTTTCTGCCTGAAGGCTTAAAAGATCCGGAACTGCAGCATTAATCTTTACCATAGTTTTTTCGGTAAGAATCTCATCTGCCTTGGTCCTAAAAGAAGAGATATATAGATTCGAGGCTTGAGTAAGAGCACGGACAAGGCTGCGGCATTTTTTACACCTCAAAAGATGGAAAGTAACTGCAAAAGGAACCGCCTCATGCTTATCAAGCATCATATAACGGTTAATAGCTTCATTACATGTCATAGGCTAAATTCAATTTAAATAAAACGGGATATTTAGGACTTTCTTCTTGTCCGTAAATTCCTTGATTTTCAAGTTCGGTTTTTAATATTTTTTTTGAGCGGAAAATATGGGAC
Proteins encoded in this window:
- a CDS encoding YggS family pyridoxal phosphate-dependent enzyme, translating into MKDDIKINLEEVHRRMEKACKACGRDLKEVRLLMATKTVTPERILKAFEYGELLIGENKVQELCEKYEPLSSVKHETHFIGHLQTNKIKDVIKYADCIESVDRLDLAEKLSKRLEPEGKTMDILIQVNTSQEESKFGCKPEEALALTEKIAKLPCLKIKGLMTIGLFSDDMDKVRLCFKLLQKIRKEITEKNIPNVSMEVVSMGMTGDLEVAIEEGSTLIRVGTAIFGKRNYPDSYYWNENAKIEG
- a CDS encoding ATP-binding protein gives rise to the protein MDFSRKLPIGVQSFKDLREKEFLYVDKTEYVFRLASASKVYFLSRPRRFGKSLFLSTLEAYFLGQKELFKGLAIEKLEEAEKENREIWQKYPILYFDFNVGRYADADALNERLGFLLKNIETQYEITPDSIDSLGSRFERTIRTAYEKTGKQVVILIDEYDKPLLQTMGVNEELNTEYKAVLKAFYSVLKSNDEYIRFAFLTGVTKFSKVSIFSDLNNLNDISLNPEFSAICGISQEELVKTFRPEIETLAEKNELNYEDCISALKKRYDGYCFSYETETMYNPFSLLNVFFSKRFEDYWFATGTPTFLVNELKRENYNIPHLDGNVEMSSAFLSDYRAGVDSIIPVLFQSGYLTIKGYDKEYKMYRLGFPNEEVRYGFLYNLLPEYSNISFTNTSFNVVQFTKDLRAGKIDEFMQRLKSIMASLPYDTVKKDTDKSIALREHNFQVCIYLVFALMGQFVEVETPSSAGRTDCLVKTEKAIYIFEFKLKESAEDALKQIKEKNYAERYKADNKKIVLIGVSFNAEENTVSEWLSETV
- a CDS encoding M23 family metallopeptidase — its product is MKKTHYLFAGIIGFLLVLGTVYFALDGFDSINLSQNSLDGGMGGGDTRLPTFRPDKEISEIKLPPLDYIVYSVKKGDMVGEIASRYGVSQDAIISLNKLRNTRTLQIGQLLKIPSMDGIVYTPKKGDTPEKLADTYKISLEKLALVNNISDNNILKAGSVIFLPDAKLDWVTLQEINGDLFKSPIHGGYRVTSRYGWRRDPFTGNRSFHNGIDLATYHGAPIYAALPGTVAATGYSNVYGNYVIIRHHSGYQTLYGHMHTIITSRGKYVTSQSKIGTVGTTGRSTGPHVHFTVYKNGATINPVAVWN
- a CDS encoding DUF3833 domain-containing protein — translated: MLYCTINYKSLFPLNKGVIGNEKTFKDFNNGCSSAGSRTVFAGCKQFLEDPEEFLSYWATEAFIDRNIVISPAPYYASGSSIPCVPSASDVTVTMKVHNPKNFTFIMPNAPGAPSDIVRFGDGKVKGSSSAKPVYGTDYMLEPISDGKALKLTYTNAFLKANEWSSANIGSTITLYSIDGRKFNHTYSFDLEANTPPPEIGDITIAQTNNDRYYVLCFKVDDSAMNKSIPGGKLHKDLGLVITKEGGETKKIPLPIGSSGFAVDPANGLLSSASQIIAPVPSGTWKVYFKTDTELTASTLPQKYTVRLTDKKGLSSEPKEAKTLGSIPDISVADTAWKNLKQAVENASENGVITVMGNVKATSAPGNSGQIEISKDLTIRGKKEDGSDTLDANSDAGGKAAHRIFKITGAARVQMENLTLINGKETSASYTLGSGGGGILMDGTAHLKLTGVTIRDCTSKAPGGGVRMDHALPGGGKLTMKNVKVIHNTVKNDDGSGESSGGGISLPNHAYEVVIDNSEISYNTVDVSAKTTHGYITVKACGLYAGNKPNSKTYIKGHTVIEGNGYVKHVSKTTNVQGIGMWMQGGEVTIGEDDKSDAESPLIQNHQVGTADDVKGTAIYLEGGAKVHWKSGQIKNNGGPTNAVFKGPSATFDNQTAYTAN
- a CDS encoding DUF4097 domain-containing protein gives rise to the protein MQKLKVKLFGLCFFSLFIFYSFAQDFDALTRVQKRVVNIEAAVSEVDIFISAYDGDTIAYKAELSAGTKLSIVEHKKKLRFTEIKPASGKLFIYVPKDFLLESCRILASHSSIKIEGIKAVHFSVSGNFNRAEITGSRLKNSLIALSNGSLTFNNGIVTAADFCLNTSTAKIQIAEEKADCNLFVTKQKCEKFLYDGEAYTDKILALSPSKPKKFISMSASFSDIDLGFSAPLKEPAEKFDKYGVSEFGPTPSPNLVNNEANFLPKTGK
- a CDS encoding sigma-54-dependent Fis family transcriptional regulator, which codes for MNKAISVLNKTNPISAEQALELILEALRELVDYELAVVMGFEDKNVLKVRKAIGPLSSKLLDDFTINLNKRKDIARILDERKAFLFDENIPHVDTYDEIMKLPENHSCLVAPLYIGDKAIGMMTLDHSMCSRFTPEIVRFISTISKLISVAMVQTDASQSLIQRTESLLLERNVLLTASTNVFKDMVGSSRAWTTVLDSIKLVAASDVPVLISGETGTGKEQAARTIHRLSNRAEKPFVPVNCSALVQSLAESEIFGHEKGAFSGAAALRKGRFELADGGTLFLDEVGDLPFDLQPKLLRVLQDGKFERVGGEKPVSVDVRIIAATNVDLAEAVSMGRFREDLLYRLDVFPLRLPPLRERDDDTALLAEHFISDIRKRKGFENTSLSMAAIEKLMSMPWHGNVRELKNVVERAAILSQGGEIPAEHLVPGTREFYISNAAKKKPLKPAVNKEAEKDKVLPEDIKPFDEAQTEIIQKALLASNGKIYGKDGAAALLNLKPGTLQSKMKKLGIKY
- the trhA gene encoding PAQR family membrane homeostasis protein TrhA — its product is MKEEKIKRRYSIGEEIANAVTHGIGVGLSIAALVLLIIRAARYAPPDLKAGYVVGFTIFGASLIILYLFSTLYHALPLKAKKVFGIFDHCSIYILIAGTYTAYCLSALNGAVGWTIFGIIWGMAVLGIVLYSILGSRVRVLSVITYIPMGWLIIFAARPLKEQLPLLSFKFLIVGGIIYTAGCIFYAMKKVKWAHSIWHLFVIGGSIMHFFSLYYSL